The segment ATCTAAATTAGGTAAGTAAGCTAAAATGTTTTCTAAATAACTATTATCATTTGAGATATTAATTTCGATTTTTAAATTTTCTTTATTGTAAGTCATAGCAGCTTCTTTTTTGCCATCAAACCCAAGATCTAACCTAATTCCGGTAGCTCCCATCTGCTTAAATAAAGCTAAATTATCATAAGATACACCTAATTTATCAAAGACCCTAGGATTAACATCTAAAATAACTTCCATTCCTTTGCTTGTTGCAAAATCATTAATTTCCTTAAAGCTTTTAACAACTTCTTCTTTGGTGGCATTAACCGATAAAAGACACGAAAAGACACGTTTAAAGCCATAATTGGCAGCTTTTTCAAGATAATCTAAAATCTCTTTTTTATCCTGCTTTTCTGGGTAAATTGAAACTCCTAACATATTAACCTTTCTATTTGCGTTTGTTTTGGTACTGATTAGCTTTAGCAAGTTTTTGCTCTCTTCAAATGTTATATCTTTCTAAAAATAGTGCTGTAGAAAATCCAAGGCAAAGCACAAATGGAATTCCTGCTGCATAAAAAGTGATATTAAAATCAACATTTGCAATTATAAGCGGCACACCAACTAGAATAAATACAATAAAGGGAAAAGGGAGAACATATCACATTTTAAGTTTTTTAAGAACTTGATAGCTCGTGTTGATTTTATTAGTTATTAAATATGCAAAGGCGGCACAAGCAATCAAAATCAGGAAAACTCATCATTGCATAAAAATCCTTTTTAATTAAAATTTATTGTTTTCTTTTTCAAAATTTTCTTTTGAAAATAGTTCTAGAATGAAATTCTTTAGAAATTTCTTCTCTAAGTTTATCTACATCTAAGGTAATGTTTTGTTTTTTAGCTTCAGCGACTCTAGTTTCAATTTCCATTTCAATTTCTTCTTTAAGAAGTTTTTTATCATAAGCAATTGCAAATGGGTATCAAATAAGGCATGAAATAAAAATTAAAACAAAGGTAAGCACACCAGCTTTTCAATCAAGACCTGTTGAAAGAAGTGCTCCAAAGAAAGTAGGAAGAGTTCAACCAACAGTTTGCACTGGAATTGCAATTAAATTAAGTTTCATTAAGATAAATGTAACAGTTCCCATTACAATTGGTGAAAGAATAGCAGGAAGAGCTAAAAATGGGTTAAGAACAAGTGGGTATCCAAAGATAATTGGTTCATTGATATTGAAAATCCCCGGAAGTACTGATGGATAAGTAACTGAACGAATGTATTTTGATTTAGCAAAAAGGAGCATTACAATAATAAGTCCTAAGGTAGCTCCAGCTCCCCCGATTCATACGAATCATTGGAAAAATGGTTCAACTAAAATGTTAGCACCATCTTTTGCATAAAGCATACTTACTTTTAAGTTAGTTAAAAGTTCACTGTTTTGATCGATTGCAATCAATCAAAATGGACGAGCAAGAGCTCCGATAATTGACATTCCATGAATACCTGCGATTCAAAGAATCATAACAAATAACACTACAATTAAGAATCCAAAGTAATTACTTTTTCCAAATAAAGTTTGAAGTGGAGAAAGGATGAAGTTAACATATGAGTGAATATTGAATTTTAAAAAGTAGAATAAGAAAGTAGCGGGTAAAATAACAAAAATCATAGGGATTAATGCATTAAAAGGTTTTGCTACTGATTGTGGAACTGATTTAGGCATTTTAATTATGATGTTGTATTTAACACATAATCTAAAGATTTCAATTGAAAGAATTGAAACTACAATTCCACCAAAAATTGTGGCTGATCCAAAAGAAGCAGTTGAAATAGTTGGGTTACCAATTCCAGTATATGTTGGTCCGATAATTGAAATTAAATAACCAATAAGTGCAATTAAAACACCTTGTTGATCATCTAATTTGTAGCTTTTGCTAAGAGAACGAGCAATTCCAAGAACTGCAAAAAATCCTAACATTGGGTATGTTAATCTATATGGAAGCATTAAAAATGATGCTCATTTTTTTCCAGCTTCGGTTTTCATTAAAACAGCTTGCCCGAAAGTTTGTCCACTTTCTTTACCAATTGGGAAAAAGAAAAGGATTAAGAATAATGAACCTATTAATAAAATAGGAATAATTGAGATCATTCCATTGCGAATTGCATCGATATAACGATTTTCACCTAATTTGGAAATAATAGGCATAAATGTTCTTTCGACTCATTTCATAAATGAAAGACCATAACTTTTTTTGGTTTTTTCCATTTTATGACTCCATTGTTTTTAAAATATTTTGAATTAATTTGGATGCACCAATTGGTGAATATTCAGTGATTTGAATTTGGTAAATCTTTTTGTTTTTTGCAGCTGCAAATTCTTCGATTTGGCTATATTTGTGTTTAATTTGCGGAGCGACTAAAACAATGTCAAAATCACCTTCAAATTCTTCAATTTCATTAGTCCCAATGGCTTTGGCACTAAAATTGTCCAAATTTAATTTACTTGCTTCTCTTTCGAGTGAAGAAATTAAAATTTGAGTTGACATTCCTCCTGAACAAATAAGTAATACTTTCATCTTACACCTCTTTTAATTTTTTGCTTGCTATTGCTTTTTTAGCAAATACATAAACTAAATATACTAAAATGTTGGCAGCTTGTACAAAAACAAGACTAAGAAGAGTATATTTAATGGCATTATTTTGAGCCATTGCTACATCATAAGCTTCACCTCTAAAAACAGTATTATTTGCTGATAATTGCATAAGGTCATCATTAAATACTGAATAAGCAATTGATGTATGTAAAAGTAAAGCAAATGAGATAATAAATGTTGTTAAGGTGAAAATATATTTAATTGGGTTATCACCAAGTAATTTTTGTCCATTTTTACGTTTTTGGTAAAAATCTTTTGCCAATAAAACAATGGAAACAAAAATAAGAATTGACATTAATAAAACTGTCATTATAAAATTAATGTCAGAATAGTTAAGGCTAACTGTTGCAATTTCAGATTTGCTTTTTTGCATTATCTTTGGTATAAATGCAAGTGTTTCAATAATTGAAAGAATTGCAACTAGAATACTTAGACCTATAACAGAGCTAACTCTAGTTTTTTTCATTTTTACCTTCTTTGTATTTGTCAGTTAATTTTTCAACTAATTTGATCATTTTTTCAGCCATTACTAAAGCATTTTCAGCTGACATAAATTGATCTTCAGAGTGCATAATTAAAACTGACTCGTTTTGAATTTGCCCATTTAAACTAGCTGTAAGTAAATTTGAATGAGCATTGTGAGTATTTTTGAGAAACTTTTTTCCTTCCTTGACTTTTTCTTTAGCTTGCTCAAGTTTTTCATCGAAAGCTAAATCAATAGCTTCTAAGAAACAATTTTTAGCTTCACCGCTAAAAGAAATAAGTTCAAAGCATAACTGTTCAATATTATTTTCCATATTTTTCCTCGTATTTTTTTCTTGCATCAGATAATGAAAGACTATCTTCTAACATATAAAGTGCCATTTGAACATTTTTGGTTTGACTAAATACCTCTTCAATTTCTTCGTTAGAAGCATTTGTAATTTCTTGAATCATATTTTTACATCTTTGCTCTAGCTTTTGATTTGAAGGAATTACATTAATCATATAATTGCCACGCACATATCCAAGCTTAGTCATTACTGCAGTTGATAAAATATTGCAAATCATTTTTTGTGATGTTCCGGCTTTCATTCGTGTTGAACCTGTAATAACTTCAGCTCCAGTATTTAGGAAAATTAAATGATCAACATCTAATTTATTTTCTTTTGAAAGCGAATTACAAATTAAAGCATTTTTGCATCCAATTTGCTTAGCATAATCAAGAGCTGCAATTACATAAGGGGTTCTACCAGAAGCTGTTAGCCCTACTAAAATGTCATTTTTGTTTAAATTAACTGCTTTTAGATCTTCTCTAGCTTGCTCTTTATTATCTTCAGCACCTTCAATTGGTTCATAAAAAGCTTGTTTTCCTCCAGCAATTAATGCAATAATTTTACCTTTTACTCCGTAAGTTGGATAAATTTCTGATGCATCAAGCATCCCAATTCTTCCGCTAGTTCCAGCTCCAATATAAACGATTCTTCCACCATTTTTTAAAGCTTTGTAAGCAGAATTAATTAATTTAGCAATTTTTACCTTATTTTTTTGCACTTCAGTTAGAATGATTGAATCTTCTAATGCAATTGTTTCAACCATTGAGATAGTATCTAACTTGGAAAAATTGAAAGTTCGTTTGTTGCGCTGCTCAGTTTTTAAGCTTGCAATTTTGTTCATTTTCATAACTAATTGTTTCTTTCTAAGGTTCTATAAAGTAAGATACCTGGCACTTTTGGTACATCGTATGGTTTATTATTTTTTGTATCAAAGTTTCGATCTGTAAGATATTCAACAAGTGGAGTATCAACAACTTTCATATTAACTTTTGCACTTGAAGCGTTTCTGTAGTATGCTTTTTTAACTCCATTTTCTTCTTTAAAGATTAAATATCCACAGTGAGTTACGTCTAATCAGCTATTTAAGTTAGCAGGCGCTGCAAGCATAATTAAATCACCATCTTTAAAGTATTTAGCTAAAAATTCATCACTAACAGCTTTAACATCTAAATATTTAACTGTTCTATTTTCTTGTTCAACTCCAACAAGTACTGAATCTCTTTGAGCAGGATTTTCTTTATTTGGCTTACCATTTTTAACAAAATCAATAGTGATAATTTTGTCTGCATTTTCAGTACCTAAAACTTGTTCAGTAACTAAGTTTTTCACAATTGGATTTCCATGTTCCCAATCAGTGAAAAAGTGTTTTCTATTTGCATAAGTTACTTCTGAATTATTGTATCTAGTGCTTACTAAAGCATCTAAGAAACTACTATAATCAGTAGCATATAAAAGTGCATTAACATAATCTAAATATGTAAAGCAATCTAGACCTGTAAAATCAGCTACTAATACTTCTTTATTCTCGTTATTTCCAATTAGCCGATCAGCTACATATGGATCATTTAAGAACTTGTCACTAATAAATGAAACAAGTTCATTAACTGATTTATCGCTAGCTTGATTGAAAGTATTTCTAGCAGCAATGATTTTATTAACTTTTGAAATGGTTGCTGCATTAGTTAAAAGTGGATTTTCAGTTTTTAAAAAGCCACTAAAATATGCAAGAGTTGAATCTTTTGATTTAATCTGTTTATTTAAATCTTCATTTACTTTTTCTACTTTAGTTTTTTCAGCAGAGATATCCTTAAGATTTAAATTTTCAGTTTCTAGTTTTTCAATTAGAGCTTTTTCATTAGTTTTACTATTACAACTAATTATGGATAAAGCAGGAATGACACTAGCTCCTAAAAGCAAGAATTTACCGATTTTCATCTTTTCTCCTTAATTAAAATATCCGGGATTTTTATTATTTCCCTACTTTAATTTTATTTTTTGGTTATCAAAAATTTCAAAAAAATTTGTGTTATATTTAATATTTTGTGAAATATTTTATAATTTTGATATGGTAAAGCGAAGTAAAACTACAAATTTTGAGATCTTTTATGACAAACTTATTGATCAAAGTAATCAAAAGGAAACAATTAACAAACACATTGCATGTAAGATCTTAAAATACATTAAAGATTTAAAACCAATTGAAAAAGCAATTGATTTTTGCGATAAAAACGGAATTAGCCCTTCTACTTTTACGGCTTTTTGTAAAAAAATGGGGTTTTCAAATGTTAAAGAGCTCATTTTTATGCATGAGCAAATTTTAGAAAACTACAAAAAGAAAAAGCTATCTAAAAAAGATAGTGATAACAAAATTAAACTAGCAGCTAGAATTATTGATAATAGTCGTAAAATTCTATTTATCGGTGTTTCTGGGGCTTTAAGCACTAATATCGACTTTCAACTTAAGTTGCTAAGAATGGACAAAAACGCTATAGTTGTTTGAAATAAATATGAGCAAATCGGTCTTTCAAAACTACTTACTGAAAAAGATGTTATTATTGTTAATTCTGTATCGTTTCAACACAAATGAATGATCGATATTGTAAAGCATACTAAAGCCGCAGTTATTGTGGTTTCTTCATGAATGCCTCCCGAAGTAAAAGATAAGGTAAAATTCTTTTTCCATATTAAAACTAATGAAAGACAAGATGCTCTTAGGGTATTTACAATGCAATCTAAAATTTTTGCTGTCGAAATTTATTACAAAATTTTTATCGAACTTCAAAAGAACCAAAAAAACCAAGAAAATCTTGAACTTTCCTCATACCGTTAATACCTATAAAATAGGTTAATAAGTCTAAATTAGGCCTTAATAATTCACTTAATTTAACACCATAAAATAAAAGCAAGATACAATACATCTTGCTCTTTTTGTTATTTAATTATTGTGTTTGATTTAATTAAATTAGCTAAGTCATTTCTTGTGGAATCATCTGTTTTATCATAATTTTCAATTAATCATTTTATATCAATTAAAATTGCATGAACTTGCTCATAAGGTTTAGAACTTTCGAAATCTTTTATACCTGATTTTCCTATATAAAAGAAATTATCGTTTGAATTAAAACATTCATTTCGTGAATCAAAAGGAATTAAAAAAGCATTAAAAACATTTTTGGCATCTAATTTCTTTTTGTGACAAATATATTCCCCATAAGCTATTTGCTTGACAATATCACTTGTTTGCGGAAGAGCATTTGACCTTTTACTTGGATCAATTCCATATTTGTAGTACTTTGCATCTAAAATATATCATTTACCTTCAGAAGACATTATCGAATCAGGTATTAAAGAGCTTGCTAATTCTCGTTTTTCCTCAGGTTTTTCTATTGTTCAAAGTGATTTGGGTTTTAATTCTTCTTTTGTGGATTCTTCATAATTATCAAAAGCACTTTGAATCATTCTTTCTCAAATGTATTCAAATTCTTTTGTTCCGTAAACTCAATGAGATTTGTTTTCTTCATCATAGTTTTCGATTATATTAAGCATGCATTTTAATAAAACAATTTCATTATCTTTTTGTGTTTTCGAAAGCTTTTGTTGTAAGCAAGATTTGAATAAAGATTTGTGAAATTTCACATTGGGTTTTTCTATAACTGATAAAGAAACATTGTAAAATCAACCAAGGTTTCTAATTGCTTCATAAACACAATATTTATGAATCTTTGTAATTAATTCTTTATGATTTTTCACGTTTTTTCGATGCAAAAGATTTAAATAGATTAAATTGTTACCAGAAATAACTGGTCTTTCAATTTGAATTGTCTTTTTAAAATCAATTTTTCCGCCATTATAATGTGTAATGATAATATCTTCTTCATGTAGATATTTCTTGTTGCTTATCAAAAATTGTTCTAAAACATATAAAAAAGAACTTAATGGGAAAAATAAATTTTTAGATGAATTTTCTTGATCTTTGGAAAGCGTTTGTTCTTGCGCTCTGTTTAAAAATTTAAGACATTTTAACAACTTTTTAATTTCTATTATTTTAGATTCTTCACCTTTTAAATTTATGTCTTTAAGATTGTAACCAATAGGAAATGAAACTGTGAGAGTGTTATCTTTTTTTCATAGACCTACAAAACCATTTAATTCATTACTATTTACCACTTGAATTTCAAGCTCTTTTTGACTTGTTGTATCTTGACTCATTATTTATTATCTTATTTAGAACTTAATTTATTTTGAACTTCGACATTGAAAATACTCTTAAATCTTTCTTTACCTGAGTTCTTATCGTCTACAAATGTCTTTATAACTGAATCTAAGCTCTTAAATTCATCTTTAAACACACTTTCTCTACTTAATTTAAAAGCATCATCTCATAAATATTTAAGAACTTTATGAGCAAAGTAATGAATTCTTTTCTTATTTAAATCGTTTTTGTTTATGAAGTATTTACCAATTCTTTTATCTTCTAAAGAACTCATATGGCTTGAATTATCTAAAATGTAACCATTAATCACTTCTAGAAAATCACCTCAAGAAACATCTGTATCAAATATTTGAGAATTTTTAAGCTCTTCTTCCTTTTCCTCTTTTGTAAATTCATTAGAAATATGCTTCATTTCCCAACGTCTTTGAAAGGCAGTATCTAAAGTATAAACATTTTGATCAGAAGTATTCATTGTGGCAATAATAGTAAGATTAGAAGGTATTTTAATCTTCTGATTTTTGTCTTGATACACTTCCTTAGCAATATCTGTATTTGTTATTTCATATTCACTTTCTCCACTTTCATCTCTATCTAAAAGTTGGAAAAGATCACCAAAAATAGAATGTGCATTCCCGCGATTAATTTCTTCAATAATTAAGTAGTGGTGATTTTCTTGATCTTCAATTGCTTTTTTTAGAATTTTAGTAAAAGGACCAGATTCAAATTTATATGTAATTAAGTGATTTCCATTTTCTTCTTTAATATCAGGTTTGATTTGACCTACAAAATCTCCATAGCTATATTCCGGGTGAAAAACAACTCTTTCAAAACTAACTTGCTTATCTTTGTTATCTAAATCATATTCTTTTTGAACTTTGTACGATTTACCAACACCAGGTGCACCATAGTAGATGATATTTACACCTGTTTTATTTGTGTTATTTTTATTTTCTTTGGTTTGTGCCATATTTTCTTTACCCTTTTTATTTACATATACATAATTTTTCTCTTTTTCATTATCCATATTAGATATGCAATAAATAAATTCATAATTTTTTAAATTAAATTCACTTTTGATTTTATTGGTTATTAGTATTGAATTAACCATAAAACTGATTTCTTCTTTCTCTTCTTTACTAAATTTCTCTTGCTCTTGTCATTTATTTGCTTCATCACCAAAGAGAATATCTAAAATGTATTTTGACCAGTTATCATTGTAATATGGAGAAAATATATTAGGAAACATAACGTGGATATATTTTCTAAATCAAACTCTTTCGAATAGACTAAATGGTCATCCATTTTCATTAAATTTTCAAGTTTTATGTTCTTTTATAGAATTGTAAATTTGCTTTGTAAATTCAATGCATTCATCAATGTTGTTTAAATTGTAATTATTATAGTTGCTACTTTTCTCATAAACTTTCTTAAGAAACAAATGAACATCATTTGTTATTTGTATAGCTTCTTCTTTAGTAATTTCTTTTTTAAAACGAGTGAAAATAATTTCTTTTTTATCTTTACTTTTGATTATTTGTAAAGGCTGTGCTTTGTCAGCAAAGCTTCCTTTTATACTGCCAAAAAATTCATTCATATAATCTATAGGTTTTTTATTAATGGGTTTTTTATATATTTCACCATAATACTCTAGAAAGTACATTAAATTTTCTTTTCTTCCCTTGGTTTCATGAAAGAGTTTATACAATAACTCTTCACTTGACATTTTCTCTAATTTGTGTGGTTTAAAATTAGATTGAATTTTTTCATAAAATGATTTCACATTTTCTCAATCTATTTCAGTTATTTTACGAATTGCATCTTCTTCTATTTTCGATTTTTGAGATAAATAATCTTTTATTTTATTAATTTGGATTATTTCTTTCTTACTACTCATTTTTTACCTCTTACTTTTTAGGAATCAAGATTTAAAAAAGTTATTTTTATCTCTTTATTTAATTTTATCAGCATCGATTTATTGTCAAATAATATTTGTCTTTTTAATAATATTTTTTCACTTATACTACTTGTTTTTAGTAAAAAACAAGTATTTATTGAATGTTTTTACACTCCAAAAAAACAGATATAAAAGCTAATTCTTTTTAAATCTAATATAATTTAAGAAGCATATTAAAGGAGGATTAAAATGCAAAAAGATTTAAACACTTCAATGTTTAATGAAAACATAGAAAAATCACTTAAAGAACAATATTTAGAAAAGATAGATAGTCTATCTACAAGTATATTTAACGAAGATCAAAAAGAACTTTGTAAAACAATTATTGAAAACGCAAAAGAAGATGATGTTCAAAACATTTATCAATTATTAATTCAAAGAATTAAAATTGGATTTGCTTTTGATGTTGCCCCAACACCAACAACTACAAACAAATTCATTACTTTACTTAAAGAAAACAAAGAACTTTCTTTTGGAACTGAAAAACTTGAGCTTAACAGTTCAAAAGAAAAAGACATTTTAATCATCGGTGAAAACTTCGATGTTTTAAATAATTTAAGAGCAATAGAGAGAGAGAGAGAGAGAGAGAGAGCGGGCCTTGAATTTAACTACGATGTAATCTACCTTGATCCTCCTTACAATACTGAAGCTACACAAAAAGATGGTAACAACCTAGCTAATGACAAAGATGATATGTCTGCTTCAAAATTTATTTACCGTGACAAATTTTCTCGCAACGGTTGACTTAATATGATTAGAGAAAGATTTGTGAAATCTAGAACTATTCTCAAAGAGGATGGTGTAATTTTTGTATCAATTGATGATGCAGAACAAGCATACTTAAAAGTTCTAATGGATGAAATTTTCGGAGAAGAGAATTTTGTAACTATATTTTTATGACAAACAAATAATAGTGCTATGAAGCGTTTTAAGTATGTAAGAAATGATTTAGAGTACATTTTATGTTATGCTAAAAACAAGGAAAAATTAAAAGAATTTTCAAAAAAAGAAAATGAAATTATTACTTTTGAAAACATCGACAATGATCCAAAAGGCCCTTGAATTAGCACTAATGCTACTTATAAATTGAATGAAAATAATGAAAATACATTCGATTTACAATTACCAAATGGAAACACAATAAGAAGAACTTGAAGATTTTCAAAAGAAGAATTTTTAAAAGGTGAAGTCCCTTTATTTTTTAGTGGAAATAACGTTCCAAGAATAAAAGTGTATGAAAATGAATATGATAAAAATAAAGTATTTTCAAATTTAGCAATGTCTTTTGAAAAACCTAGTATAAACGATTTTGAAAAATCTTCATCTTTTATAGATTATTTTAACTATGTAGATAGTTTTTCTAAAGCAAGAAAACAATTAGAACAAATATTAAATAATGATACTTTTTCAACACCAAAACCTACTTCTTTAATAAAATTCTTAATTAAATTAGTTAATAACAAAAATGCTCGTGTTCTTGATTTTTTTGCAGGTTCTGGAACAACTGCTCATGCTGTTTGAGATTTAAATAGAGAAGATGGCGGGAATAGAAGTGTGACACTAGTTACTAATAATGAAAATGGTATTGGCAAAAATGTTACTTATGAAAGATTACATAGAATTTCATTAGGAAAAAGCACTGATGGAAACGTAAACTTCAAATGATTAGATAAAAACGAGCCTTATCAAGTGCCTTTAAAAGTTTATGAAACTAAACAATTCTCAATTGATATAAACAATAACTTAGAGGAAAAAACTGAATTATTTATTAAAGAAATGCAAGAGTTAGCTAATGTTAATTTAGATGAAAAAGATGATAATGAAAGAATTCTTTATTATTTAAAACAACTTTATTCATTAAAAAATGATGAGGATCAAAATGAAACTAACTAATGTTCAAGAAAGAGCTGTAAATGAAATTGCTAATTCTTTTGATCTTTCATCCAAAAACAAAGTAATATTTAAAGCACCAACTGGTGCTGGTAAAACTTTTATGATTTCTAATGTAATTGACAGAATAATTAGTGAAAGCAATGGTAAAAAGTTAATTTTTGTGCTAGCAACTATTTCTGACGCTTCGCTTCCACAACAATTAGAAACACATATAACCAAGTATTTACCTTACTTAAATAACAATTTTGAAATCAAGCACGTTGTTTCTCCTTCATCCTCAAAAATAGGAATAAAAGTAAAAGATTATTCAGCAAATATCCCAGTTATGCATAATGGTGGTCTTTTGATTTTTGGGCTTGCTTCTTTTGGGAAAGGTAGAATTTTTACCGAAGAAGGAATTTTAGATACTTTTTTAGATAATATTAAAAACTCAATAGATACTGAACTTATTTACATTCGTGATGAAGCACATCGAGCTAATGAAACTAAATCATTAATTAATGATATTGAAAAAGCTAATGATAAATTAAAAGAAGCAGCTCGTTTTTACATTGAAATGACTGCTACTCCTAAAAATATTGACAATTCAATTATTGTAGAAATTACGGAAGATGAATTGAAGCAAGATACCACAAAATTATTAAAAGAAAATCTTATTTACAACAAAGGAATAGACGAATTAGAAGAAGAGGAAATTGAAAATAATCAATTACTTGAAAAAGCTTGTGAAAAATTCAAAGAAATCAAGAAAGCTTATGTAGATAAAGATAACAAATATGGGCTTAAAGGTATTAATCCAGCAATGCTAATTCAAGTCGAAAATAAAACCAAAGAAAACCAGGAAGAGTTTGAAAAAAGAATTCAAGAAATTAAAACAATTCTTAATAAATATCACTTAAACTGAGTTACATATTTTTCTGATGATAAAAAAGATTCCAGTGGTAGAGAAGAAGTTTCACTTGAAAAAATCTCAAGAAATAGTTCTGATGTTGATGTAATTATTTTTAAAGTTGGTCCTTCAGTGGGTTGAGATATCCCTAGAGCTTGTATGCTTGTGCAACTTAGAAATGTTTCTTCGGAAACATTAAGCATTCAAACTGTTGGAAGAATCAAAAGAAATCCCGCGGTAAAAGATACTAACATTGAAAATTGGGACTTGAAAAACCCTGTTTTTTCTTACTATATTTATTCTTATTCTAAAGTTCCTTCAATTGAGCTTTATGCTTCTTTTTCACTTAAAAAAGAGTATAAAAATACTGAATTTATATCAGGTATTATTGATAAAAATCAATATTATGATTTTAAAAGATCAGTGGAATTTCAAAACAAAATATTAGAACTTGTAAGTAAAACCCAACTTGAAGAAAAATGCGACTTACTTATGCAAGAATATGAAACAAAAGGCAAAATTATTTATGAAAGTGAAAAGCTTTTAAATACCAATAAAAAAATTATTGATAAAGCTATTTTCAATATAATCGATCTTGCTTTAGCTAATGAAGATTTAATTGACAAGCAAAAAAATTACTGAAACGAAAAAGTTAAAGCTGCAGTTTTAGATAAATTAAAACAGATCTCAAAAGAACTTAACTTTAGTTACGAATTAGTTGCTTATGCATTTTTCACTCTAAAAAGCAGCGAAATTAGAAAAGTATACTGAAGTTTCCAAGAAGATAAATATAAAGCTAATATTGGAGTTGATTATAAAATCATCAAATCAAAACTACCTGATTTTTTCTCAATAGAAAAAGATGATTATAAATCAAATAAAGGTATATTTAAACTTCAACTTCAAGAAGCTTTAAACCTTAAATCCGCATATGAAAGTTCACATTTATCAAAAAATGAAAAGCATAATGGAAATGTGAATAAAGAAGATAAGTTTCTTATTTATACTTCAGATAATGAAAAAAACTTCTTAAATAAATTTAAAAAGTTTTTAGATAAAAGAGTGATTGAATCAGAGTCAATTGTAACATGAGCTATCAACCCAGTGCATACTGGAATCTACTTTGAATATATCGATGGCTCAACAAAAGATATCAGAAAATCATTCCCGGATTATATTCTCAAAATCAAAGACCATTTTGTTGCAATTGAAGTAAAAGGTGCTAACGATGATTATGACATTAAGAAAACAGAAAAGATAATCGAGGGGTATAAACAATTCTTATACGAAAAAGAATTA is part of the Mycoplasmopsis gallinacea genome and harbors:
- a CDS encoding DEAD/DEAH box helicase; translated protein: MKLTNVQERAVNEIANSFDLSSKNKVIFKAPTGAGKTFMISNVIDRIISESNGKKLIFVLATISDASLPQQLETHITKYLPYLNNNFEIKHVVSPSSSKIGIKVKDYSANIPVMHNGGLLIFGLASFGKGRIFTEEGILDTFLDNIKNSIDTELIYIRDEAHRANETKSLINDIEKANDKLKEAARFYIEMTATPKNIDNSIIVEITEDELKQDTTKLLKENLIYNKGIDELEEEEIENNQLLEKACEKFKEIKKAYVDKDNKYGLKGINPAMLIQVENKTKENQEEFEKRIQEIKTILNKYHLNWVTYFSDDKKDSSGREEVSLEKISRNSSDVDVIIFKVGPSVGWDIPRACMLVQLRNVSSETLSIQTVGRIKRNPAVKDTNIENWDLKNPVFSYYIYSYSKVPSIELYASFSLKKEYKNTEFISGIIDKNQYYDFKRSVEFQNKILELVSKTQLEEKCDLLMQEYETKGKIIYESEKLLNTNKKIIDKAIFNIIDLALANEDLIDKQKNYWNEKVKAAVLDKLKQISKELNFSYELVAYAFFTLKSSEIRKVYWSFQEDKYKANIGVDYKIIKSKLPDFFSIEKDDYKSNKGIFKLQLQEALNLKSAYESSHLSKNEKHNGNVNKEDKFLIYTSDNEKNFLNKFKKFLDKRVIESESIVTWAINPVHTGIYFEYIDGSTKDIRKSFPDYILKIKDHFVAIEVKGANDDYDIKKTEKIIEGYKQFLYEKELKLIKDSFTLVVFKPEGDEFNGMSTIKAINDKIDQYDSLSSFLNDIIKNVSLDQ